Within Sphingobium sp. SCG-1, the genomic segment AGCCGGTTTCATACCTTTCGGCCTTAAGAAAATCAGTGCGGTCACCGCCGCCATCGCGCTCATCAACGCCAGTAGAGTTAGGGAGATTATGAAACCCTGATGGGCAGGGTAAGGCGAACCGGGTCGGGTGTGGAACGCCAGCGGGACCATTGTCATCTGGACGCCGATCGCCATGAATACCGAACGCAGCACGGTCATAACGCCGATAGCTTCGCTGGTGCGGTGTTCGGGTGCATGCTGGATGATGATGTTTGGCGCCGCTACCAGCATCATCGTGGACCCGCCGGTCACGAGGACCGATAGGCAGATGACGGCGACTATATGCTGACTGAAAAAAATGAACCCCAAAAGCCCCAACCCTGCGATCAAACCCCCTGCAACGATTATGGCACGTCCTCCGAAATGAGCGACCAGTTGTCCATCGACCGGGGCGGTAATCGTGGAAACGATATTGCCCGGTAGTTTAATCAGTCCCGCCACAGTGGCAGTGACGCCCAGCCCCACGCCTGACGCAACCGGTTGCTGGACCATTAGGATAAGGAACTGGGCGAATGCCATGCCGCTCATGGCTAAGAAGATCATGCATATGTTTGCGCTTAGAATCGGCCGGTAGGCAAGCAGTCGAACATCGATCAGGGGGTTGGGATGGCTCAGCTCATGGCGCGCCCACAAAACCAATGCAGCCGCCGCTACGGCAATGCCCGTCCAGATGCGCCCATCCAGCCACCCCAGATTGCTGATATTGCTGAGCGCGAGCAGGATGATTGCAATTGGCGGCATGAACAGCGCGCCTGCTATCAAATCGGCATTTCGGGTAAAGCTAATCTGTGGCTTCGATTTCGGGACTGTAAAAGGCATCAAGACCATTGCGATCGCAGCGGTCAATGCGCTGCAGTAGAAGATAAGCGACCAGTGTCCATAATCCACCAGCAGTCCGCCCAAGACCAAGCCGCCGCCCGCGCCTGCTGCGGCGGTAGAGGAAATTATCCCTACGCCCAATGGCACCCGGCGCATGGAAAGGTTTTCCCGCAAAAGGCCCACGCAAAGGGGCAGAATGCCGCCCGACAACCCCTGAATGGCACGACCGGCGATGATGCCCTCTAGACTATGCGAGACGGCGCTGATCAGCGATCCCGTGATAGCGAAACCGAGTGAGATCATGAGAACGGTGCGACGCCCGAAAAGATCGCCCATACGGCCGCCGAGCGCAGCTGAACCGGAGGCGACAAGGAGATAGCTGGTGAGCAGCCAGCCGATGGCGACCGGCCTTTCGAACTGGACTAGCAGCTGCTTCATCCCCGCGATGATCATCGATGTTTCGAAGGTGGCGGCCAGCTCGGCTATGACAAGCGTTGCCAGCATCATCAGCGCAGCTTTACCGCGCAGCATTTTCGGGTTGTCGGACCCGCTATTCTCTAGTGCCTGCACAGCCTCGCTCGTCCTTGCCATTGCCGAGGCCCTGAACTAGCGTAAGTCTTAAACATATAAAAGAATAAGCTATTTGAGGCAAACGGGATGAACCTTGATTTTGGCCTTGCGGCCGAGGAATTTCGGACGGAAATCCAGCACTTTTTAAAGGAAAGCTGGCCTCCAAAAGGCAAAACGCCGCCCTATGCGGCGTCGGATCTTTCCGACTTTCGCGGTTGCGCGACTCGAGCCGGATATCTTTACCGCAACATTCCGTTGCAATATGGCGGCTCGCAACAGCCGGTCGACGTCATCCGCGCGCACGTCATCCGCGATGAGTTCACGCGCGCGCGCGCTCCGATAGAGCTTGCGGATAATGGCGTCAGGATGCTTGTGCCTACCTTGCTCGAACATGGTACAGACGAGCAGAAGGAACTTTTCATCCGACCGACGATCGAAGGCGCGATGCAATGGGCACAGGGCTATTCAGAACCCGGTTCAGGTTCGGATCTCGCCTCCTTGCGCTGCAAGGGGGAAATGGTCGATGGGCGCTGGCTAATCGACGGACAGAAGATTTGGACGAGCAACGGCGGCCGCGCTAACCATATGTTCGCGCTGGTGCGTACCGAGCCGGACGTTCCGAAACATGCTGGGATAAGCTACTTGCTGATCAATCTGGATCAGCCGGGCATCGCGCGGCGTCCTATTCGACAATTGACGGGTGAGGCGCGCTTTTTCGAGATATCCTTTAATGGCGTTACTACCCCGGCGGACTGGATCGTAGGGAAGCGAGGCGAAGGATGGAAGGTCAGTCGCTCCACGTTAAGCCATGAACGTGCTTCTATCGGTTCAGCGGAATCGCTGGGCGCGCAGTTCGACAAACTTGTTGAGCTGGCTCGTACGACCGTCCGCGATAGCAAGCGTGCGATCGACGAGCCGTTGGTACGCGACGCGCTTGTCGGAATAGAAGGCTGGGTGCTCGCGCACCGCTACTCCAGTTACCGCTTGTTCAGTCTCGCCATAGCGAAGGAAGGTGCAGGCCTGATTCAGCTGATGATGAAGGTGCTGACGACCGAAACTGGTCACGAGATAGCCAAACTGGCGCTCGACCTAATGGGAGGCGACGCGCTTATTCAGCCGGCGGCCGCCGGTTCGCCGGGGCGGGGGCCTGAAAAGTGGCTCGATCAGGTGATGGGATCGCTTGGCAACTCGATCGCTGGCGGCACCACCAATATCCAACGCAACATTATTGGGGAAAGAGGGCTCGGCCTGCCGCGGGATCCGGCGATGGGCGCGGGACAATGAGGTTTCATCCAACGGAAGAGCAGGAAGCCATCGTAGCGGCTGTCCGCGGCACGCTCGGGGAGTGCTGGGCACCCCGCCTGCGGAACTTCGCGGAGGGCGAAGCCGACTTCGACGCGCAAAGCTGGCAGGCATTGATGAACCTGGGGCTGACCGGACTGATGGTGCCAGAAGATCGCGGGGGCATAGGTCTAGGGCTGGTAGATGCCGCGCTGGTCATGGAGGCAGCGGGCATGGCTGCCGCGCCGGGCCCGCTTGGCGCGCAGATGTTGGCATCAATGCTGCTGTCGAGCTTGCCCTCAGAACGGTCGCGCGATTGGCTCAAGGCGCTGCTTGAGGGGTCCCGGATCGCGACTATGGCGCTGGGCGGCAACTGGATCCCCGAAAGCTGGAATGTAGCATTTGACGGGTTCGCCGTGAACGGCGAAGTGCGTTTTGTTCTGGGTGCAGGATCCGCCGATTTCTTTATTGTGGGAACCACCGATGGAGGTCTGGCTTTGGTGGAACGAGGAGATGCAGTCTTGTTGAAAACCCTGCTGTCCTCCGATCATACTCGCCGTCTTTCGAGCGTCACGTTCCAGGCGGCGCCTGCGACCTTGCTGTGTGCGGCGGGTGATCCGCTCGTTCCTCGGCTTTTCGATGCTATGTTAGTTCTGTCGGCGGCCGAGGCATTGGGCGCCGCGCAATATTGCCTCGATCTTTCTGTATCCTATGCCCAACAGCGAGTGCAGTTTGGCCAGCCTATAGGAAGTTTTCAGGCCCTCAAGCATCAGCTTGCGGATCTGGCCCTGGAAGTCGAACCCGCCAGGGCTCTGCTCTGGTATGCAGCCTATGCCCAGGACGCGGGATTGCCAGACCGGCATCGGGCGGCAGCAATCGCCAAGGCACATATAGCAGATCGCTTCGTGTCCGTAGCCCGCGGCAGCGTCGCGGCACATGGCGGCATCGGCTATACATGGGAGTATGAGTTGAGCCACTGGTTTCGGCGCTCGCTATTCGATCACGCCTGGCTCGGTACGCCAGCGCAGCATCGCGCTCGCGCGGCGGCGCTGGCAGAGTGGTGATCCAACCAGGAGCATGGGGTGCGAGGAGATTTCCCTCATTCAAGCAGGCGCGAGCCAGCCTCATGACTACTTAACATGGATGTTCTTGCCGGTACGCGCGCGGCAGATTGCGGGATGTTGCGGTTGCGCATCAGTATAGCTTTCGGCGTACGCTCCCAACGATATGCTGCCTACTTTAACCGAACTTGTTTACGGCGAATTCAAGAGATCGTGCCCGAGAATTCGGCCAGCCAATCGCGGCACTAGGTCGGGGCCCCAATTTGAGGCAAAACCCCGCAATCTTTCCGATTATGGAGAATGATGCGGGCACCGGGGCGGAAAGCACGTCAGCGATTATGGGGAATTGGCGAAGTCACGCCCGCCCGCGAGCAGCATCAACGGCATTTGCGCCTATGCAACCGCTCCAGGTCGGGCATCAGGGGAGTTTGGTGGTCCGCTACCCATTCTCTGCCAGAGAAGCGTTCCACTTCCTGTTCCACCAACCCCATTTCGGGTAAATCCCTGATACTGTCGAAAAAGGAGTGCGACAGCCAGAGTGCTTTTGCTTGCTCCAAGGGGTGCGGCATTTACGATTGCCCACCATTGGCTGCACCATTCCTCGGACCAGTCCCATGGCCGTGTTGATCAAGCTTAGACTGCGTGTCCTTTCTGGCTGGTTCAGCGCGGAATTCAGTGCGATGCTGTCCCCCATGGACATGCCGACCAAGTCGCATTGGTCACAAAGCCAAGGGCGTCGAGCAGACCGCCCAAATCTGCAGAGTGGGAAAAGTTTGATCATCAGCGAGAGGAGATTGGCCGAAACCTCTCAAATCATAGCGAACATAGCCACGGCCCGTTGGCAGGATCGGCCAGAGTGGATCCCAACTCGCCACCGCGCCGCCAAAACCAGGGACGAAAACCGCCGGCGTTCCGTAGCCCTTGCCTTCGACGTGCAAACGAGCGCTCTTCGATTTTGCGACGTACGAAGCTGACACAGCGTTCTCGAGTTAACTAGGACCGGACCATCGGGTGCCCAGAGTCTGCGGTCAGGCTGGTAAGCATTGCTCAGAACTTGTCTATCCTTGGCTCGGCGGCGGGATCCTGACATCACCTTGGATAAGTTTGTGCGAGAAACACCATGTGCCATCGACAAGCTTCAGTTTGTCATAGTGCCGGCCAAAACCGTTGCAATGAA encodes:
- a CDS encoding MFS transporter; its protein translation is MARTSEAVQALENSGSDNPKMLRGKAALMMLATLVIAELAATFETSMIIAGMKQLLVQFERPVAIGWLLTSYLLVASGSAALGGRMGDLFGRRTVLMISLGFAITGSLISAVSHSLEGIIAGRAIQGLSGGILPLCVGLLRENLSMRRVPLGVGIISSTAAAGAGGGLVLGGLLVDYGHWSLIFYCSALTAAIAMVLMPFTVPKSKPQISFTRNADLIAGALFMPPIAIILLALSNISNLGWLDGRIWTGIAVAAAALVLWARHELSHPNPLIDVRLLAYRPILSANICMIFLAMSGMAFAQFLILMVQQPVASGVGLGVTATVAGLIKLPGNIVSTITAPVDGQLVAHFGGRAIIVAGGLIAGLGLLGFIFFSQHIVAVICLSVLVTGGSTMMLVAAPNIIIQHAPEHRTSEAIGVMTVLRSVFMAIGVQMTMVPLAFHTRPGSPYPAHQGFIISLTLLALMSAMAAVTALIFLRPKGMKPAPPITA
- a CDS encoding acyl-CoA dehydrogenase family protein, which codes for MNLDFGLAAEEFRTEIQHFLKESWPPKGKTPPYAASDLSDFRGCATRAGYLYRNIPLQYGGSQQPVDVIRAHVIRDEFTRARAPIELADNGVRMLVPTLLEHGTDEQKELFIRPTIEGAMQWAQGYSEPGSGSDLASLRCKGEMVDGRWLIDGQKIWTSNGGRANHMFALVRTEPDVPKHAGISYLLINLDQPGIARRPIRQLTGEARFFEISFNGVTTPADWIVGKRGEGWKVSRSTLSHERASIGSAESLGAQFDKLVELARTTVRDSKRAIDEPLVRDALVGIEGWVLAHRYSSYRLFSLAIAKEGAGLIQLMMKVLTTETGHEIAKLALDLMGGDALIQPAAAGSPGRGPEKWLDQVMGSLGNSIAGGTTNIQRNIIGERGLGLPRDPAMGAGQ
- a CDS encoding acyl-CoA dehydrogenase family protein, translated to MRFHPTEEQEAIVAAVRGTLGECWAPRLRNFAEGEADFDAQSWQALMNLGLTGLMVPEDRGGIGLGLVDAALVMEAAGMAAAPGPLGAQMLASMLLSSLPSERSRDWLKALLEGSRIATMALGGNWIPESWNVAFDGFAVNGEVRFVLGAGSADFFIVGTTDGGLALVERGDAVLLKTLLSSDHTRRLSSVTFQAAPATLLCAAGDPLVPRLFDAMLVLSAAEALGAAQYCLDLSVSYAQQRVQFGQPIGSFQALKHQLADLALEVEPARALLWYAAYAQDAGLPDRHRAAAIAKAHIADRFVSVARGSVAAHGGIGYTWEYELSHWFRRSLFDHAWLGTPAQHRARAAALAEW